One segment of Fusarium oxysporum f. sp. lycopersici 4287 chromosome 7, whole genome shotgun sequence DNA contains the following:
- a CDS encoding hydroxyisourate hydrolase → MASPTKDPITCHVLDTQAGRPARGIRVRLEGPIPPSTNPHSAAQPRPNTFESMTDDDGRVTAWLPYLSEDVAGEPPLQTLVEVLEDRKGQGSSRWTLRFDTGAYFGEENTFFPEVTVTFRVEEGQTYHVPLLLSPYSYTSYRGS, encoded by the coding sequence ATGGCTTCTCCCACCAAAGACCCTATCACGTGTCACGTTCTTGATACGCAGGCTGGTCGCCCTGCTCGTGGCATCCGTGTCCGTCTCGAAGGCCCCATCCCGCCATCGACCAACCCTCACTCTGCTGCCCAACCTCGACCCAACACTTTCGAATCCATGACCGACGACGATGGCCGCGTTACGGCCTGGTTACCATATCTTTCTGAGGATGTTGCTGGAGAGCCTCCTCTTCAGACTCTCGTTGAGGTGCTTGAGGATCGCAAGGGACAGGGTTCGTCGCGATGGACGCTTCGCTTTGATACGGGAGCTTACTTTGGCGAAGAAAATACCTTCTTCCCTGAAGTGACGGTAACATTTCGTGTCGAAGAGGGACAGACGTATCATGTTCCCCTGCTGTTGAGTCCCTATAGTTATACTTCCTACCGTGGAAGTTAA
- a CDS encoding hydroxyisourate hydrolase, whose translation MASPTKDPITCHVLDTQAGRPARGIRVRLEGPIPPSTNPHSAAQPRPNTFESMTDDDGRVTAWLPYLSEDVAGEPPLQTLVEVLEDRKGQENTFFPEVTVTFRVEEGQTYHVPLLLSPYSYTSYRGS comes from the exons ATGGCTTCTCCCACCAAAGACCCTATCACGTGTCACGTTCTTGATACGCAGGCTGGTCGCCCTGCTCGTGGCATCCGTGTCCGTCTCGAAGGCCCCATCCCGCCATCGACCAACCCTCACTCTGCTGCCCAACCTCGACCCAACACTTTCGAATCCATGACCGACGACGATGGCCGCGTTACGGCCTGGTTACCATATCTTTCTGAGGATGTTGCTGGAGAGCCTCCTCTTCAGACTCTCGTTGAGGTGCTTGAGGATCGCAAGGGACAGG AAAATACCTTCTTCCCTGAAGTGACGGTAACATTTCGTGTCGAAGAGGGACAGACGTATCATGTTCCCCTGCTGTTGAGTCCCTATAGTTATACTTCCTACCGTGGAAGTTAA
- a CDS encoding ATPase get3, giving the protein MSTAVISAEDALEPSLQSLLDQRSLRWIFVGGKGGVGKTTTSCSLAIQLAKVRRSVLLISTDPAHNLSDAFSQKFGKEARLVNGFENLSAMEIDPNGSIQDMLAGQGEADDVNAAAGGPLGGMMQDLAFAIPGIDEAMSFAEVLKQVKSLSYETIVFDTAPTGHTLRFLQFPTVLEKALAKVSQLSSQYGPLLNGFLGSGGQLPNGQNLNDMIQKLESLRETIGEVNTQFQDAELTTFVCVCIAEFLSLYETERMIQELAGYGIDTHSIVVNQLLFPKKASDCDQCNARRKMQRKYLDQYEELYAEDFNVVKMPLLVEEVRGKEKLEKFSEMLVTPYVPPE; this is encoded by the exons ATGTCCACCGCAGTCATCTCCGCCGAGGATGCCCTTGAGCCCTCTCTGCAGTCTCTCCTGGACCAGCGAAGCCTTCGTTGGATCTTTGTCGGTGGCAAGGGTGGTGTCGGCAAGACCACGACTTCCTGCTCCCTCGCGATTCAGCTTGCCAAGGTCCGACgctctgttcttctcatctcgacCGATCCCGCCCACAACCTTTCAGATGCTTTTTCTCAGAAGTTTGGCAAAGAGGCCCGCCTTGTCAATGGGTTTGAAAACCTGAGTGCGATGGAGATCGACCCGAATGGTAGCATTCAGGATATGTTAGCAGGCCAGGGCGAGGCCGATGATGTCAACGCTGCGGCTGGTGGCCCTCTGGGAGGCATGATGCAGGATCTGGCATTCGCA ATCCCTGGTATCGACGAGGCTATGTCCTTTGCCGAAGTCCTCAAACAAGTCAAATCCCTCTCATACGAGACCATCGTCTTCGACACAGCCCCGACAGGCCACACCCTGCGCTTCCTTCAGTTTCCCACCGTTCTCGAGAAGGCTCTCGCAAAGGTTTCTCAGCTGTCGTCACAGTATGGTCCTCTCCTCAACGGATTCCTTGGCTCTGGAGGCCAGCTACCCAACGGACAGAACCTCAATGACATGATTCAGAAACTTGAATCCTTGCGAGAGACCATCGGCGAGGTCAACACTCAGTTCCAGGACGCCGAACTCACCACATTTGTTTGTGTGTGCATTGCAGAGTTTCTGAGTCTCTACGAGACGGAGCGTATGATTCAGGAGCTTGCTGGTTATGGTATCGATACCCACTCCATCGTTGTCAACCAGCTGCTCTTCCCCAAGAAGGCTAGCGATTGCGATCAGTGCAACGCCCGTCGCAAGATGCAGCGCAAGTATCTTGACCAGTATGAAGAACTATATGCTGAGGACTTCAATGTCGTCAAGATGCCTCtccttgttgaggaggtacgaggaaaggagaagcttgagaagtttAGCGAAATGCTTGTTACGCCCTATGTTCCTCCTGAGTAA